The genomic region GAAGGCGCGAGCCGCTTCCCGAACATTGCCGGCAAGTCGCTCAATGAACTCGGCTCCAGACCGCTGCTGCTCGCGTGCCTGGCCGCGAATCTGGTCCATCGTCCCCGAAGCGAGGTCCTTGGCCGCATCCCCGGCTTCCTTGAACTTGTCCTGGGCGACGTCAGCGGTTGCCCGGAAGGCCTCGTCGGCCCGCTGCTTCACAGTCGCGCCAGCCTCCGCCATTTGGTCCTTCAGGTTCTTGGGAGATCCCGCGTTCCGATCTTCATTTGAATTCGTGCTTCTGCTCAGGTCTAGATCGCTCATGGTGCGTTCCTTCAGGTATTGGAATTGCGGGAGGGATTGAAAGCGGCTCCAACGACATCGTCGGCGGCTGTCTTGAGGGAGTCAGCGAGGTTCTGAGTCATGCGGCTGGCATGCTCACCGAGGCCGGCCTCAGCGACCCTGCTTGTTGCCGCGTCGGCTGCCGACATTGCGGCATCTTTTGCCCCGTCAAATCCCGATTGAGCCGCCTCGGCAGCGGCGCGCTTCACGCCGTCGCTCGTCTGGCCCATTGCCTTGGCTTCAACCTTGGTTTCCGGAAGAGCGGCTGCGACGATGGCTCCGATCGCCACGCCAAGGCCGGCGATCAGCGCGGCATTATCGCTGATAATCGCGCGAGCTTGTTGGGGCGCTCTGCCGGCCGCGTCCTTCGCTGCGGAGGCACTTTCCTTCGCCGCATCCACCCCGCTCTTAAGCTTCTCGCCAATAGTGTCGGCGGCCTGGGTAGCCCGTGCGCGCAAATCCGCCGCGAGACCGGCAGTCGAATCTTGCGCGATATCGGCCATGCTGGCGGCCTGATTACTGGCGGAAGATAGTTGATCCCTGAGATCGCCTTGCATGGCGCGCGCTCGGCCCGCCATGTCCTCGAAAACCTCGCCCGCCTTGTCCATCGCAGGGCCGGAAACCTCGGCGGCGCGGTCTCGCACGGTTTTCGAGGTGAGCGCCAAGCCGGCACCGATCATTAAAAGCGGCAGGGGGACACCGCGCGCCAAGCGCAGAAGTGGAATCGCCACGGCGGTCCCGGCGGCCACCGCTCGCATAGGGTTGTCCATGATTTGCTGTTTCAGTCCGTCGACCCAGCCCTTTGTCGTATGGGTGACGTAGTCGGATACTTCCGACTTGATGTGCTGCGGCGAGACCTTGAGGCGGATGTCCTCGGCCGTCTCCGAGACCTGTTCTTTCAGCCGATCGACCGTAGCGGCCAACTGAGCGCGACTTCGCTCGGACTCACGTCTTAATTCCTCCACGGACCGCGTCATCGCATCACCCTCTCTCTTTTCGGATTTCTTGCAATCCAACTCACGGTTTTTTGAATTGTTCCTATTGCGCGCTCCAGCGGTGCATTCCATTCACAGAGCGCACTTGGCCTGGGCGAGAGTGCGATCTGATCTTCGCAAGCGAGACTGCAATACAACTCTGGAGGTGTCTGTGGCAGCTCAGACGGGAGTAGATATCAGCCTACCGGGCGCAGACGACCGCATGGTCTGTTTTTCTGTGGGCCCGGGCGTTGACCTTCATGGGGAGAGGTCCGGGTCCGTCGTGTGCACCGCTACTGCACGCCTTTATTGTCATCGGCAGCTCAATTCTGGTGCCGATTAGGATCGAAATGGC from Bradyrhizobium lupini harbors:
- a CDS encoding DUF3618 domain-containing protein, encoding MAATVDRLKEQVSETAEDIRLKVSPQHIKSEVSDYVTHTTKGWVDGLKQQIMDNPMRAVAAGTAVAIPLLRLARGVPLPLLMIGAGLALTSKTVRDRAAEVSGPAMDKAGEVFEDMAGRARAMQGDLRDQLSSASNQAASMADIAQDSTAGLAADLRARATQAADTIGEKLKSGVDAAKESASAAKDAAGRAPQQARAIISDNAALIAGLGVAIGAIVAAALPETKVEAKAMGQTSDGVKRAAAEAAQSGFDGAKDAAMSAADAATSRVAEAGLGEHASRMTQNLADSLKTAADDVVGAAFNPSRNSNT